TCTCGTATAGCGCGGGATGCCACTGATCGCTGTCGCCGCCAAGAAAGCCGTAAAAGTACTCAAAGCCCAGCCCACTAGGCCACAAGTCAAACGGCCCCGCCTGGCTCGACATCCAGTCCGGCACGTTGTGCATCTTGCCGAACCATGCAGTGTTGTAACCGTTTTCTCTGAGGACTTCGCCAACCGAACCGCAACTTCTTGGTACCAGAGAGTTGTAACCAGGATAGCCCGTCGCAAATTCTGTAATGACGACGCCGCTGGCACAACTGTGATGGTTCCGTCCGGTAATCAACGCGGCACGGGTCGGCGAGCACAGCGCGGTCGTGTGGAAGGTGTTGTATCTAAGCCCCTCGTCGGCGAGGCCTTGAAAGGTGGGGGTCTGGATGGGGCCACCGAACGTGTTAGTGGCGCCAAACCCGACGTCATCGGTCAGGATCAGGAGGATGTTCGGGGCGCC
This region of Candidatus Binataceae bacterium genomic DNA includes:
- a CDS encoding sulfatase-like hydrolase/transferase, with product MRTIRSQTCSLLVCVLVCATTVYAQVLPQPEPPFKGKIGRTVKDSTPDFPKEVEAHKGAPNILLILTDDVGFGATNTFGGPIQTPTFQGLADEGLRYNTFHTTALCSPTRAALITGRNHHSCASGVVITEFATGYPGYNSLVPRSCGSVGEVLRENGYNTAWFGKMHNVPDWMSSQAGPFDLWPSGLGFEYFYGFLGGDSDQWHPALYENTRPIEPYFGKPEYILDDDLADKAIAWLQMQHALAPHKPWFLYYATGTAHAPHHAPKD